A region from the Fundulus heteroclitus isolate FHET01 chromosome 22, MU-UCD_Fhet_4.1, whole genome shotgun sequence genome encodes:
- the LOC118557142 gene encoding HLA class II histocompatibility antigen gamma chain-like — MTDPETQTQPLLGQTAVNLGAPEQGPRSTRAYKVAGLTLVACVLILSQAAIAYFLLSQRSDIRNLEEQNNKMNTQLTSGRSASIPMRAHMSMNPAYEMMDTPMEEVASMGTEKTSTPLTKCQKEQAGLEKVALPGFHPKCNGLGLYLPQQCFNGGCWCVDPADGEVLPGVIDCNRSASSGDLMMLTKDVAMVDA, encoded by the exons atgacagaccCTGAGACCCAAACCCAACCTCTTCTGGGACAAACAGCCGTCAATTTGGGAGCACCAGAGCAGGG CCCCCGCTCCACCCGGGCCTATAAGGTGGCAGGACTGACCCTGGTGGCCTGCGTGCTGATTCTGAGTCAGGCAGCAATCGCCTACTTTCTCCTCAGCCAGAGGAGCGACATCAGGAATCTGGAGGAGCAGAACAACAAAATGAACACTCAGCTGACCAGTGGGAGATCTG CTTCTATTCCCATGAGGGCACACATGTCCATGAATCCTGCGTACGAGATGATGGATACCCCCATGGAGGAG GTGGCATCAATGGGAACTGAAAAAACTT CTACCCCCCTCACCAAATGCCAAAAGGAACAAGCTGGTCTGGAAAAAGTGGCGTTGCCCGGGTTCCATCCCAAATGTAACGGGCTGGGTCTCTATTTGCCCCAGCAGTGCTTCAATGGGGGATGCTGGTGTGTGGACCCAGCTGATGGGGAAGTGCTCCCTGGGGTCATCGACTGCAACAGATCTGCCTCCTCTG GTGACCTGATGATGCTCACCAAGGATGTG gcAATGGTGGATGCCTGA